The Candidatus Latescibacterota bacterium genomic sequence ATCTATAAACTGACTGAAATGGACTGATAATAGAATAGTCTCATATCAGTTGATTATTCTATTGGGAGTTTGGATTTGGTAGTGTGAGCAATATTGTGTATTATTCTTAGCTGTCGAAAAAACATATATGAATATGACCGGGATCTTGCGGAAAAGGATCATGAAAAATAGAACGGGAAACAGTCGGTCCAAAACAATAACGATCTCGCTTGCCCACCTTGTGCATGATGTGCCCGGCGCCTTTCTCGCGCCGATACTTCCCCTTCTGATCGAGAAATTCGGTCTTACAGTATTTCTGGCGGGCATGCTTGACACTTTCAGGCGAATTCCCGCGATCGCCAATCCTTTTCTCGGGCTTATGGCTGACAAAATCTGTATCAGATGGTTCATTATCCTGATGCCGGGAACGACTGCCATACTTATGAGCCTGATGGGAGTCGCTCCTGGATATGCTTTTCTGTCTGTCCTTCTTCTCCTGTCTGGAATCAGTTCTGCTCTCTTCCATGTGACCGCGCCTGTGATGATCAGGCATGTATCCAAAGACAGGATAGGCATGGGGATGAGCTTCTATATGCTTGGAGGAGAACTGGCCCGGACGCTCGGGCCGCTTATTATCCTGGGAGCTGTATCGTTGTGGGGGCTGGATGGCACTTACCGGCTCGTTCCTTTCGGGATAGTAGCCACGATCCTTCTGTACTTCATGCTGAAGGACGTTTCAATGGAGAGGGAAGCTCCAGCGAAAGAGGATGAAGGGGTAAGAAGGACATTTATCGGCCTCGTTCCTTTTTTCATCTGCGTCACAGGCATCTTTTTTTGCAGGGCAGCTATGAAGTCAGCTCTTACTCTTTATCTCCCGACTTATCTTACATCACAGGGAGCTTCACTCTGGATGGCGGGGATATCACTGGCGGTGCTTCAGTTCTCAGGCGCGGCAGGCACTTTTCTCGCTGGAATAATCTCGGACAGGATAGGGCGAAAGGCGACTCTGCTGATCATAACTGCCGTCAATCCTTTTCTCATGTGGCTTTTTATCTGGCTGGACGGCAGGTATTCTATTCCGATCCTCATTGTCACCGGTTTCTTTCTGTTCGCCAGTGGCCCCGTTCTTCTGGCGCTTGTCCACGATATCAAGTCCAAACGCATGTCGTTTATTAACGGGATCTACATGACACTGAATTTCACTCTGAGCTCGATCATGGTCCTACTGGTCGGCTTCTCGGCCGATAAGATCGGGCTGGATCTTACTTTCAGGATATCAGCTTTTCTGGCTGCGGGATCCGTGCCTTTCGTCTTTTTTCTTAAGACTCCAGGCAGCGGCTCAAAGACTGATTCAAGAGATTGACGACCAGTTGACCTCTGGCAGCATTTTATCCACGACGCATCTGTTTCATCCTGCCTGGTACTGCCAGAACGAAAAGAATTCCCGCAAGTACCAGAAAAAACAGAGGTGTGCCAGAAGCGACCGCCTCCGGATTGACTCCCTTGAAATCGAACAAGGTGATTCTGCCGGACAATCCCAGGTAGCAGAGTACCGGATATAGAATTTGGAACGCGCGGCTTCCGTTTGTCCAGATCCCGAGCGAGAGTGCCATCGCTGAGACGAACATACCACCCGTGACAAGGGCCCATACCTGAGGGATATTACCACTGATAATGAGTCTGAGACCAAATCCCGAACTGATGATCATGGCGACCAGCATGCCGGCGATCCAGATCGCGGGCAGGTGTGTGCTTATCGATCCGGTGGAAGGGAAGACAAGTGATTCTGTGCCGTAGTGTCGTTCGCGACATCCCATATTCGACCACACAATAGTCGGCCACGCCCAGGCTATGGCCAGAAGGAGTATCCTCACTGGTTCCTTCGGTACGACTCCTGAAGATATGATCAGGCCGAGAGCTCCCAGGTACCACCACCAGCTTTTGCCTCTCAACATGAGGCGCAATTCGAGAAGCGACAGGGTGAATAATTTTCTGCTGCCACGCTGCTGGTCGATGTGGGGGAGATCGTGGTAAGTGATCGAAGAGTTCAACACAGGCTGCTCAACGATTCCGGTCTCCTGAATACGGTTCTGGGCATTGGCCTGTTTGCCCCGCTTTTTCTTCTTTCGTCTGCCAGGCCTGATCCGGCGCCTGGCGGGGTCGAATCTGTCAAATGGAATGGCTGTGACCATAACGAGCAATAGTGATCCAGCCAGCCAGAGAAACCTTTCGCCGATTCGGGCAAGATTCCAGCTTATGCCGGGCCACTTGAAACGTTCTTTCGTGTGTCCTCCGGTCGGTTGGTAGATGTCGGTGTCCCCCGAACTAATATCCAGTCCCTGTTCGGTCATGCTATCAACCATTCCTGAAATACTGGCCGAGGCTCCCATAAAGTCGTTTGATGGTACGACATCGATGGGAGAGTCGAATAGCGGGCCGACCGTGGCTGCCATCAACAGGAATCCCCAGAGCGCGATGTAAGCGATGTATCCAAGTGTTCCCCGTAGCAGCGGTACGGTCTC encodes the following:
- a CDS encoding MFS transporter, which translates into the protein MKNRTGNSRSKTITISLAHLVHDVPGAFLAPILPLLIEKFGLTVFLAGMLDTFRRIPAIANPFLGLMADKICIRWFIILMPGTTAILMSLMGVAPGYAFLSVLLLLSGISSALFHVTAPVMIRHVSKDRIGMGMSFYMLGGELARTLGPLIILGAVSLWGLDGTYRLVPFGIVATILLYFMLKDVSMEREAPAKEDEGVRRTFIGLVPFFICVTGIFFCRAAMKSALTLYLPTYLTSQGASLWMAGISLAVLQFSGAAGTFLAGIISDRIGRKATLLIITAVNPFLMWLFIWLDGRYSIPILIVTGFFLFASGPVLLALVHDIKSKRMSFINGIYMTLNFTLSSIMVLLVGFSADKIGLDLTFRISAFLAAGSVPFVFFLKTPGSGSKTDSRD